The following proteins come from a genomic window of Malus domestica chromosome 02, GDT2T_hap1:
- the LOC103426705 gene encoding MAPK kinase substrate protein At1g80180-like: MAEGLQRSESTFRRQGSSGLIWDDKFLQQALNQVEAEKQAEAAQQAQGGGAAAPTMERSRSNGGKGYRTVKVSPQAMDPPSPKVSGCGICGAFGKPKPASARRPKSNKRRS; this comes from the coding sequence ATGGCTGAGGGGCTTCAGAGGTCTGAGAGCACGTTTAGGAGGCAGGGCTCGTCGGGGTTGATTTGGGACGACAAGTTTCTACAGCAGGCGCTGAACCAAGTGGAGGCGGAGAAGCAGGCAGAGGCAGCTCAGCAGGCTCAGGGCGGCGGCGCGGCAGCACCCACCATGGAGCGGAGCCGATCGAACGGAGGAAAGGGGTATCGGACGGTCAAGGTTTCGCCACAAGCGATGGACCCGCCCTCCCCGAAAGTCTCCGGCTGTGGGATCTGCGGCGCGTTTGGAAAACCGAAGCCGGCGTCGGCGCGTCGGCCGAAATCGAACAAACGAAGGTCgtag
- the LOC103406887 gene encoding NADH-cytochrome b5 reductase-like protein — MATFFQRLAKAAPTAFNSSFRGQSKSSFRIPFGAVAAVSGGISYLCYYSSPDLVYLDEIKEQTGPKVALNPDKWVEFKLQDTARVSHNTQLFRFTFDPNAKLGLYVASCLLTRAPLGQDAEGKPKYVVRPYTPISDPDAKGYFDLLIKVYPEGKMSQHFASLKPGDVVEVKGPIEKLRYTPNMKKHIGMIAGGTGITPMLQVIEAILKNPDDTTQVSLLYANVSPDDILLKQKLDILAASHPNLKVFYTVDNPTKSWKGGKGYVSKDMAVKGLPAPGEDTLILVCGPPGMMKHISGDKAQDRSQGELTGILKELGYTEEMVYKF, encoded by the exons ATGGCTACCTTCTTCCAGAGGCTCGCCAAGGCGGCGCCGACCGCCTTCAACAGCTCGTTTCGAGGCCAATCGAAGTCAAGCTTTCGCATTCCCTTCGGAGCAGTCGCAGCCGTCTCCGGCGGAATCTCCTATCTCTGCTACTATTCCTCGCCGGATTTG gtTTATCTAGATGAAATCAAAGAACAGACTGGCCCAAAAGTTG CACTTAATCCAGACAAATGGGTTGAATTTAAGCTGCAAGATACTGCAAGGGTTAGCCATAATACACAATTATTCAG GTTTACATTTGATCCGAATGCCAAGTTGGGTTTATACGTTGCTTCATGTCTCCTTACGAG GGCTCCATTAGGACAGGATGCGGAAGGGAAACCCAAATATGTCGTACGCCC GTATACTCCTATTTCCGATCCAGATGCCAAGGGATACTTTGACTTGTTAATTAAG GTGTATCCAGAAGGAAAAATGAGCCAGCATTTCGCAAGCTTAAAACCAGGCGATGTAGTTGAAGTGAAGGG GCCCATTGAAAAACTCAGATATACTCCCAACATGAAGAAACATATAGGCATG ATTGCCGGTGGTACAGGTATTACTCCAATGCTTCAGGTTATTGAGGCCATACTGAAAAATCCTGATGACACGACTCAG GTGTCACTGCTTTATGCGAATGTCTCCCCAGATGATATACTgcttaaacagaaacttgacATACTTGCAGCTAGCCACCCAAATTTAAAG GTATTTTACACTGTAGATAATCCAACAAAGAGTTGGAAAGGGGGAAAAGGTTACGTATCAAAGGACATGGCAGTTAAAGGCTTACCTGCTCCTGGTGAAGATACTCTCATCCTG GTATGTGGTCCTCCTGGGATGATGAAACATATATCTGGTGACAAGGCTCAAGACCGATCACAAGGAGAG CTCACTGGCATACTAAAAGAACTCGGGTACACTGAAGAAATGGTTTACAAATTTTGA
- the LOC103426601 gene encoding uncharacterized protein isoform X1 produces MASSTPSHEKQKRGGAMSTYKYNPSSGRHLKPESKPVTAMADKTHALRNWFNLSMRKPKPSPEIDVVHCDEKRKQGGNVTYSLDGNFGNGRRGGGGGGRGGGEVMVVEVARKSVSHVETNLASVASFLQVKVLASDMPGFMQVHAFRSARRTYDSLEKFSSKHMAYNLKKEFDKLYGPAWHCIVGSGFGSFVTHSTGCFLYFSMEKLCILLFRTKIQKAVE; encoded by the exons ATGGCGAGTAGCACTCCCAGCCATGAGAAGCAGAAGAGGGGAGGAGCCATGTCCACGTACAAATACAATCCGAGCAGCGGCCGTCACTTAAAGCCGGAATCCAAGCCTGTTACTGCAATGGCGGATAAGACCCATGCTTTACGAAACTGGTTCAATTTATCCATGAGAAAACCAAAACCTAGTCCGGAAATTGATGTAGTCCATTGTGACGAGAAGAGGAAGCAGGGCGGGAATGTTACTTATAGTTTAGATGGTAATTTTGGAAATGGAAGACGAGGAGGCGGAGGCGGAGGCAGAGGAGGAGGGGAAGTGATGGTGGTTGAGGTGGCCAGGAAGTCGGTGTCTCATGTGGAAACAAATTTGGCATCAGTGGCTTCATTTCTTCAAGTGAAGGTGTTGGCCTCGGACATGCCTGGGTTCATGCAAGTTCATGCCTTCCGCAGCGCCAGACGAACTTATGACAGCTTGGAGAAGTTTAGCTCAAAACACATGGCTTACAACTTAAAAAAG GAGTTTGATAAATTGTACGGGCCGGCATGGCATTGCATCGTGGGCTCGGGGTTCGGGTCGTTCGTGACCCATTCAACAGGTTGCTTCCTATATTTTTCAATGGAGAAACTGTGCATTCTCTTGTTTAGAACTAAAATCCAGAAAGCTGTAGAGTGA
- the LOC103426601 gene encoding uncharacterized protein isoform X2 produces MASSTPSHEKQKRGGAMSTYKYNPSSGRHLKPESKPVTAMADKTHALRNWFNLSMRKPKPSPEIDVVHCDEKRKQGGNVTYSLDGNFGNGRRGGGGGGRGGGEVMVVEVARKSVSHVETNLASVASFLQVKVLASDMPGFMQVHAFRSARRTYDSLEKFSSKHMAYNLKKEFDKLYGPAWHCIVGSGFGSFVTHSTGT; encoded by the exons ATGGCGAGTAGCACTCCCAGCCATGAGAAGCAGAAGAGGGGAGGAGCCATGTCCACGTACAAATACAATCCGAGCAGCGGCCGTCACTTAAAGCCGGAATCCAAGCCTGTTACTGCAATGGCGGATAAGACCCATGCTTTACGAAACTGGTTCAATTTATCCATGAGAAAACCAAAACCTAGTCCGGAAATTGATGTAGTCCATTGTGACGAGAAGAGGAAGCAGGGCGGGAATGTTACTTATAGTTTAGATGGTAATTTTGGAAATGGAAGACGAGGAGGCGGAGGCGGAGGCAGAGGAGGAGGGGAAGTGATGGTGGTTGAGGTGGCCAGGAAGTCGGTGTCTCATGTGGAAACAAATTTGGCATCAGTGGCTTCATTTCTTCAAGTGAAGGTGTTGGCCTCGGACATGCCTGGGTTCATGCAAGTTCATGCCTTCCGCAGCGCCAGACGAACTTATGACAGCTTGGAGAAGTTTAGCTCAAAACACATGGCTTACAACTTAAAAAAG GAGTTTGATAAATTGTACGGGCCGGCATGGCATTGCATCGTGGGCTCGGGGTTCGGGTCGTTCGTGACCCATTCAACAG GAACATGA